In a genomic window of Stakelama saccharophila:
- the hisD gene encoding histidinol dehydrogenase, with protein sequence MIRLNASDPGFGHAFNELVNARREAEPQVARDVRMIIEAVRQDGDNAVQAFTDKFDGHDLDASGWRIEQAECEAALDGLEPGLRAALELARDRIAAYHEKQCPADSDDTDDAGVRLGARWRAVDSAGIYVPGGRAAYPSSVLMNAVPAKVAGVRRLVMVTPTPKGEANPLVLAAARIAGVDEIWRIGGAQAIAAIAYGTERIDAVDVVTGPGNAWVAEAKRQVYGVVGIDMVAGPSEIVVVADAKNDPDWIAADLLSQSEHDPTSQSILFTDDAAFADAVSAAIDLQIGTLATKDVARASWDANGAIVLVPDLAAACPLVNRLAPEHLELAIDDPDQMFPLIHHAGSVFLGRHTPEAVGDYVAGPNHVLPTGRRARFASGLSVLDFMKRTSFLALDGEALAAIGPAAVALAEAEGLPAHAKSVALRLARAG encoded by the coding sequence ATGATCCGCCTCAACGCGTCCGATCCCGGTTTCGGCCATGCTTTCAACGAGCTGGTCAACGCGCGCCGAGAGGCCGAGCCGCAGGTCGCGCGCGACGTGCGCATGATCATCGAGGCGGTGCGCCAGGACGGCGACAATGCGGTGCAGGCCTTTACCGACAAATTCGATGGGCACGACCTGGACGCGAGCGGCTGGCGAATCGAGCAGGCCGAATGCGAAGCGGCGCTCGACGGGCTGGAACCGGGGCTGCGCGCGGCGCTGGAACTCGCGCGCGACCGGATCGCGGCCTATCACGAAAAGCAGTGCCCGGCCGACAGCGACGACACCGACGATGCCGGCGTGCGCCTGGGCGCGCGGTGGCGGGCGGTCGATTCGGCCGGTATCTACGTCCCCGGCGGGCGGGCGGCCTATCCGTCCTCGGTGCTGATGAACGCGGTGCCGGCCAAGGTCGCCGGCGTGCGGCGGCTGGTGATGGTGACGCCAACGCCGAAGGGCGAGGCCAATCCGCTGGTGCTGGCCGCCGCGCGGATCGCCGGCGTGGACGAGATCTGGCGCATCGGCGGGGCGCAGGCGATCGCCGCGATCGCCTACGGGACGGAGCGGATCGACGCCGTCGATGTCGTCACCGGCCCCGGCAACGCCTGGGTCGCGGAGGCCAAGCGGCAGGTATACGGCGTCGTCGGCATCGACATGGTCGCGGGGCCGAGCGAGATCGTCGTCGTCGCAGATGCGAAGAACGATCCCGACTGGATCGCCGCCGACCTGTTGAGCCAGTCGGAGCACGACCCCACCAGCCAGTCGATCCTGTTCACAGACGACGCGGCATTCGCCGATGCCGTGTCGGCCGCGATCGACCTGCAAATCGGAACGCTGGCGACGAAGGACGTGGCACGGGCGAGCTGGGATGCGAACGGCGCGATCGTGCTGGTGCCCGACCTTGCCGCCGCCTGCCCGCTGGTGAACCGGCTGGCGCCGGAACATCTGGAACTGGCGATCGACGACCCCGACCAGATGTTCCCCCTGATCCACCATGCCGGATCGGTGTTCCTCGGCCGGCACACGCCCGAAGCCGTGGGCGATTATGTCGCCGGACCGAACCACGTGCTGCCGACCGGCCGGCGCGCCCGCTTCGCCAGCGGGCTGTCGGTGCTCGACTTCATGAAACGGACGAGTTTCCTGGCCCTGGACGGTGAGGCGCTGGCGGCGATCGGGCCGGCGGCAGTGGCGCTGGCGGAGGCCGAGGGTCTGCCGGCGCATGCAAAATCGGTGGCGCTGCGGCTGGCGCGCGCGGGCTAA